In a genomic window of Macrobrachium nipponense isolate FS-2020 chromosome 10, ASM1510439v2, whole genome shotgun sequence:
- the LOC135223773 gene encoding uncharacterized protein LOC135223773: MVAPYDVGDPVRSFVKVPGSGTNVAAKALVCDLSHVSTVAAIAPIPIQPIQEPQPSPAAAATQDVPTENVKHQKTKVPPEGTLAASLKDEDNKKIVKTRKRLLEDADGKHGVQEPPSKRVREVPRSLSVSQDVKDGSADSVGTNTVGSGSSSSSIGTQTDFVSMEARETSMLREQNKLLQRRLDIFKEVFRSKKRLGQLIRALEVGKPS; the protein is encoded by the coding sequence ATGGTTGCACCTTATGATGTTGGAGACCCTGTTCGATCTTTTGTCAAAGTACCAGGAAGTGGAACAAATGTGGCTGCCAAGGCACTTGTCTGTGACCTGTCACATGTGTCAACTGTAGCAGCAATCGCTCCCATACCTATTCAGCCTATTCAAGAACCTCAGCCATCACCAGCAGCAGCTGCAACACAAGATGTTCCAACGGAAAATGTGAAACACCAGAAGACTAAAGTTCCTCCTGAAGGTACTCTAGCAGCATCACTGAAAGATGAGGACAACAAGAAAATTGTTAAAACCAGGAAACGGTTACTTGAAGATGCAGATGGTAAACATGGCGTACAAGAACCTCCCTCAAAGCGAGTAAGAGAAGTTCCTCGAAGTCTTAGTGTTAGCCAGGATGTAAAGGATGGAAGCGCCGACAGTGTTGGTACCAACACTGTTGGTAGTGGAAGTTCATCATCATCCATTGGAACACAAACTGATTTCGTCAGTATGGAGGCAAGGGAGACCAGTATGCTAAGGGAGCAAAACAAACTACTTCAACGCCGATTGGATATCTTCAAGGAAGTTTTTAGGTCCAAGAAACGGTTGGGTCAACTCATTAGAGCCTTGGAAGTTGGGAAACCCAGTTAA